The Falco rusticolus isolate bFalRus1 chromosome 15, bFalRus1.pri, whole genome shotgun sequence genome has a segment encoding these proteins:
- the RSPRY1 gene encoding RING finger and SPRY domain-containing protein 1 isoform X2 — translation MTESEVLLLKISSSFYRGLYLYLRDQEPPYSMITLHEMAETDEGWLEVVQSLIRVIPLEDPLGPAVITLLLDECPLPTKDALQKLTEILNLSGAAACQDACHPAKHRNTTAVLGCLAEKLAGPASIGLLSPGILEYLLHSLNFQSHPTVMLFALIALEKFAQTSENKMTVSESCISDQLILLEKWTNNPDYLKRQVGFCAQWSLDNLFLKEGRQFTYEKVDLTNIRAMLNSNDVSEYLKISPHGLEARCDASSFESVRCTFCVDSGVWYYEVTVITSGVMQIGWATKDSKFLNHEGYGIGDDEYSCAYDGCRQLIWYNARSKPHSHPCWKEGDTIGFLLDLQEKQMIFYLNGNQLPAEKQVFSSAVSGFFAAASFMSYQQCEFNFGAKPFKYPPSMKFSTFNDYAFLTAEEKIILPRHRRLALLKQVSIRENCCTLCCDEVADTELRPCGHSDLCMECALQLETCPLCRQEIQTRVRQISHIS, via the exons TGACCAGGAGCCTCCTTATTCAATGATCACATTGCACGAAATGGCAGAAACAG ATGAAGGCTGGTTGGAAGTTGTCCAGTCTTTAATTAGAGTTATTCCATTAGAAGATCCCCTGGGACCAGCTGTTATAACGCTACTACTTGATGAATGTCCGCTGCCAACAAAA gatgcATTACAAAAgttaactgaaatattaaacttaagtggagctgctgcttgccAGGATGCTTGTCACCCTGCCAAACACCGGAATACAACTGCAGTACTGGGCTGCTTAGCAGAGAAATTAGCAG GTCCTGCAAGCATAGGCTTACTCAGCCCAGGCATATTGGAATATTTACTTCACAGCTTG AACTTCCAGTCCCATCCAACAGTGATGCTTTTTGCACTAATAGCACTGGAGAAGTTTGCACAAACAA gtgaaaataaaatgacGGTTTCTGAATCGTGCATTAGCGACCAACTGATCTTGCTAGAGAAATGGACAAATAATCCAGACTATTTAAAACGCCAGGTTGGATTCTGTGCCCAGTGGAGTTTAGACAATCTGT ttttaaaagaagGCAGGCAGTTTACATATGAGAAGGTTGATTTGACCAACATTAGGGCTATGCTGAACAGTAACGATGTCAGTGAATACCTGAAGATCTCGCCACATGGGTTAGAG GCTCGATGTGATGCCTCATCCTTTGAAAGCGTTAGATGTACGTTCTGTGTTGATTCTGGAGTTTGGTACTATGAAGTTACAGTCATTACTTCGGGGGTGATGCAGATAGGATGGGCTACCAAAGACAGCAAATTTCTCAATCAT gaaggTTATGGCATCGGGGATGATGAATACTCCTGTGCATACGATGGCTGCCGGCAGCTGATTTGGTATAATGCCAGAAGTAAACCACATTCCCATCCCTGTTGGAAAGAAG GAGACACAATAGGATTTCTACTAGacttgcaagaaaagcaaatgatcTTCTATTTAAATGGAAACCAGCTTCCTGCtgagaaacaagtattttcatcTGCTGT ATCTGGCTTTTTCGCTGCTGCTAGTTTCATGTCCTATCAACAATGTGAGTTCAACTTTGGGGCGAAACCTTTCAAGTACCCACCATCAATGAAGTTTAGTACCTTTAACGATTATGCCTTTctgacagcagaagagaaaatcaTTTTGCCCAG ACACAGGCGCCTGGCTTTGTTGAAGCAAGTAAGTATCCGAGAGAACTGCTGCACGCTTTGCTGTGATGAGGTAGCAGACACAGAACTCAGGCCGTGTGGACACAG tgaCCTGTGCATGGAGTGTGCCTTGCAGCTGGAGACCTGCCCTTTGTGTCGACAGGAAATACAAACCCGAGTCAGACAGATCTCTCACATTTCATGA